A genome region from Tolypothrix sp. PCC 7712 includes the following:
- the petD gene encoding cytochrome b6-f complex subunit IV, whose product MSTQKKPDLSDPILRAKLAKGMGHNYYGEPAWPNDLLYVFPIVIMGSFACIVALAVLDPAMNGEPANPFATPLEILPEWYLYPVFQILRSLPNKLLGVLAMASVPLGLILVPFIESVNKFQNPFRRPVATTVFLFGTLVTLWLGIGAALPLDKSLTLGLF is encoded by the coding sequence ATGTCAACACAGAAAAAACCCGATCTGAGCGATCCTATCCTCAGAGCCAAACTCGCCAAAGGCATGGGCCATAACTACTATGGTGAACCAGCTTGGCCTAATGACCTACTTTACGTCTTTCCCATCGTTATCATGGGATCTTTCGCTTGTATTGTGGCTCTAGCAGTACTAGATCCAGCAATGAACGGTGAACCAGCGAATCCTTTTGCGACACCATTGGAAATTTTACCTGAGTGGTACTTATACCCTGTATTCCAAATTTTGCGATCGCTTCCTAACAAACTGTTAGGAGTATTAGCAATGGCTTCAGTACCCCTAGGACTTATCCTCGTTCCTTTTATCGAGAGCGTCAATAAGTTCCAAAATCCCTTCCGTCGTCCAGTTGCAACCACAGTTTTCCTATTTGGAACACTTGTAACTCTGTGGCTAGGTATTGGTGCTGCTTTACCATTAGATAAATCCTTGACCTTAGGATTGTTCTAA
- the petB gene encoding cytochrome b6, translated as MANVYDWFEERLEIQALADDVTSKYVPPHVNIFYCLGGITLVCFLIQFATGFAMTFYYKPTVAEAYSSVQYIMTEVNFGWLIRSIHRWSASMMVLMMILHVFRVYLTGGFKKPRELTWVSGVILAVITVSFGVTGYSLPWDQVGYWAVKIVSGVPEAIPVVGVLISDLLRGGSSVGQATLTRYYSAHTFVLPWLIAVFMLFHFLMIRKQGISGPL; from the coding sequence ATGGCCAACGTTTACGACTGGTTTGAGGAACGCTTGGAAATTCAAGCACTCGCTGATGATGTCACAAGCAAGTACGTTCCTCCCCATGTCAACATCTTCTACTGCTTAGGTGGCATTACCCTGGTTTGCTTTCTCATCCAGTTTGCGACTGGATTTGCCATGACGTTCTACTACAAGCCAACTGTAGCTGAGGCTTATTCCTCAGTGCAGTACATCATGACAGAAGTAAACTTCGGCTGGCTAATTCGCTCCATTCACCGCTGGTCTGCCAGCATGATGGTGTTGATGATGATTTTGCACGTCTTTCGGGTTTACCTGACTGGTGGTTTCAAAAAGCCCCGCGAATTAACCTGGGTAAGTGGTGTGATCCTAGCCGTAATCACAGTTTCTTTTGGCGTGACAGGCTACTCACTACCTTGGGATCAAGTGGGATACTGGGCTGTGAAAATCGTGAGCGGCGTTCCCGAAGCAATTCCTGTAGTTGGTGTGCTGATTTCTGACTTGCTACGTGGTGGTTCTAGCGTCGGCCAAGCGACCCTGACCCGCTACTACAGCGCCCACACATTCGTTCTGCCGTGGTTGATTGCGGTCTTCATGCTGTTCCACTTCTTGATGATCCGCAAACAAGGCATTTCTGGGCCCTTGTAA
- the ctpA gene encoding carboxyl-terminal processing protease CtpA, with translation MGLFMDKKIWRRGLSLLMAVWLALGTFIQPAGALTEEQKLISEVWRIVNRNYLDETFNHQNWATVRQKALEKPLKNQEAAYAAVQNMLKSLDDPFTRFLDPEQYRSLQVNTSGELTGVGLQIALDPKTGKLEVVAPIAGSPADKAGIQPRDRIIKIEGISTENLTLDEAAAKMRGPIGSLVTLLIERDGTQEQEIRVVRDRIALNPVISDLRVTPQGTPIGYLRLNQFNANASMELAHAINSLEKKGAAAYILDLRNNPGGLLQAGIEIARLWLDSGTIVYTVNRQGIQGSFEAFGPALTSDPLVILVNQGTASASEILAGALQDNGRATLVGETTFGKGLIQSLFELSDGSGLAVTIAKYETPQHRDINKLGIKPDKVIPLDTITRDQIGTEADPQYQAAVELLTNNPVVVGMGNRE, from the coding sequence ATGGGCTTGTTCATGGACAAAAAGATTTGGCGACGCGGATTATCATTGCTAATGGCAGTTTGGTTGGCACTAGGCACATTTATCCAACCAGCTGGGGCTTTAACTGAGGAACAAAAATTAATATCGGAAGTTTGGCGAATTGTCAATCGTAATTATTTAGATGAAACGTTTAATCATCAAAATTGGGCGACGGTGCGGCAAAAAGCTTTGGAGAAACCGCTAAAAAATCAGGAAGCAGCTTATGCAGCAGTTCAGAATATGCTCAAAAGCTTGGACGACCCCTTTACCCGCTTTTTAGACCCAGAACAGTATCGTAGTTTACAGGTCAATACTTCTGGAGAACTTACAGGGGTGGGCTTGCAAATTGCCTTAGACCCCAAAACTGGGAAGTTGGAAGTGGTAGCACCAATCGCGGGTTCGCCGGCAGATAAAGCGGGAATTCAGCCACGCGATCGCATTATTAAAATCGAAGGCATTTCTACAGAAAATCTTACATTGGACGAAGCCGCAGCGAAAATGCGCGGGCCGATTGGCAGCCTCGTGACATTATTAATCGAGCGAGACGGGACACAAGAGCAGGAAATTAGGGTAGTGCGCGATCGCATTGCTTTAAATCCTGTAATCTCAGACTTGCGCGTTACCCCACAAGGTACGCCCATTGGCTATTTACGTCTGAATCAGTTTAATGCCAATGCCTCAATGGAACTGGCACACGCCATTAATAGTTTAGAAAAAAAGGGCGCGGCTGCCTACATTCTCGATTTACGCAATAATCCCGGTGGGCTACTGCAAGCGGGAATTGAAATTGCCCGCCTGTGGTTAGACTCTGGCACCATCGTCTACACCGTCAATCGCCAAGGCATCCAAGGCAGTTTTGAGGCATTTGGCCCCGCACTCACATCAGACCCATTAGTTATTCTAGTCAATCAAGGAACTGCCAGTGCCAGCGAAATCCTCGCCGGCGCGCTCCAAGATAACGGTCGTGCCACATTAGTTGGCGAAACCACCTTTGGTAAAGGCTTAATTCAATCCTTGTTTGAGTTATCCGATGGTTCCGGCTTGGCAGTCACAATCGCGAAGTACGAAACCCCCCAACATCGAGATATTAATAAATTAGGTATAAAACCAGACAAAGTCATTCCCTTAGACACAATTACCCGCGACCAAATTGGCACAGAAGCCGATCCACAATATCAAGCAGCAGTAGAATTGTTGACGAATAATCCTGTAGTTGTGGGGATGGGGAATAGGGAATAG
- a CDS encoding transposase yields MLSEPKHGGCSRLAEILGNVSHDSVNRFLLRERYAPYDLFSTVKTIINLTGGILSVDDTVIEKLYSNPKYAELIGYFWSGKYHKSIKGINLITLYYSDIHGSSVPINYRIYDKKEGKTKNDYFQEMLIEVIDWGVKPRLVTGDSWYSGVENLKFLRNQKLGFLFGVEKNRTVSNEPGKYCQVSGLEIPDEGLVTHLREFGFIKLFRKVFKKEDSRHYILYLPDAEALQQITRSEFVTIHDTHWGIESFHRAIKQVCGICRFMVSQCVGRVSRLEATGEPVRVRDSHAIKTHIFCSLQAFVRLELMRSENIISNWYELQRNLFTLVVRDYIVDNLTNTCAA; encoded by the coding sequence TTGTTATCGGAACCGAAGCATGGAGGATGCAGTAGGTTAGCAGAAATATTGGGGAATGTTTCACATGATAGTGTGAACCGTTTTTTGTTGAGGGAGAGATACGCTCCCTATGATTTGTTCAGTACGGTAAAGACTATTATTAACTTGACAGGAGGGATTTTAAGTGTAGACGACACAGTCATAGAAAAACTGTACAGTAATCCAAAATATGCAGAATTAATCGGTTATTTTTGGTCAGGTAAATATCATAAAAGTATCAAAGGGATAAATTTAATTACGCTGTATTACAGCGACATACATGGAAGCTCAGTACCAATAAATTACAGAATATACGATAAAAAGGAGGGGAAAACGAAGAACGATTATTTCCAAGAGATGCTAATTGAAGTAATTGATTGGGGTGTAAAACCAAGGCTAGTAACAGGAGATAGTTGGTACTCAGGAGTAGAAAACTTAAAATTTTTAAGAAACCAGAAATTGGGTTTTCTATTTGGGGTTGAGAAAAATAGAACTGTCTCTAATGAACCAGGAAAGTATTGCCAAGTAAGTGGTTTAGAGATTCCTGATGAAGGGTTGGTAACTCATCTGAGAGAATTTGGATTTATCAAATTGTTTAGGAAAGTCTTCAAAAAAGAAGACTCTAGACATTATATATTGTATCTACCAGATGCTGAAGCTCTTCAGCAAATAACTCGCAGTGAATTTGTGACAATTCATGATACTCATTGGGGAATAGAAAGTTTTCACAGAGCAATAAAACAAGTATGTGGAATTTGTCGATTTATGGTGAGCCAGTGCGTTGGGCGGGTCTCCCGACTTGAAGCAACTGGCGAACCCGTAAGGGTTAGAGATAGCCATGCAATTAAAACACACATATTTTGCTCACTTCAAGCATTTGTTCGTTTAGAGCTAATGCGGTCTGAAAACATCATTTCTAATTGGTATGAATTACAAAGAAACTTGTTTACTTTAGTTGTGCGTGATTATATTGTGGACAATCTCACCAATACTTGTGCTGCCTAG
- a CDS encoding MBL fold metallo-hydrolase → MCPLPQQPNHTVKPPRAVLSDEVLLGGNLRSDFAQNIFAFPPNRDTLGGTSYFIVRNESNILIDCPAFEPTNLDFLRSHGGVRWLVITHRGAIGKTAEIQQALGCEVVIQEQEAYLLPGLTVTSFGRELTLDATAQVIWTPGHSPGSSCLYYNQFGGVLFSGRHIVPNLKGEPVLLRTAKTFHWPRQIKSLQNLLERLTPETLQYICPGANIGFLRGKGAIAQAYQSLAALDLGTGD, encoded by the coding sequence ATGTGCCCCTTACCCCAACAGCCAAATCATACAGTTAAGCCACCAAGGGCTGTGCTCTCTGACGAAGTTCTACTCGGAGGAAACCTCCGCTCGGACTTCGCGCAAAATATTTTTGCATTTCCGCCCAATCGGGACACATTAGGGGGAACCTCTTATTTTATTGTAAGAAATGAAAGTAATATCCTGATTGATTGTCCTGCTTTCGAGCCAACAAATTTAGATTTCTTGCGATCGCATGGCGGCGTACGTTGGCTAGTCATCACCCACCGTGGTGCTATTGGGAAGACAGCAGAAATCCAGCAAGCTTTAGGCTGCGAGGTTGTCATTCAAGAGCAAGAAGCTTATTTATTACCAGGATTAACCGTCACCAGCTTTGGGCGGGAACTAACGTTAGATGCAACCGCCCAAGTAATTTGGACACCAGGCCATTCTCCTGGCTCATCTTGCCTTTACTACAATCAATTCGGTGGAGTCTTATTTTCCGGTCGTCACATAGTTCCCAATCTCAAGGGTGAGCCAGTATTATTACGGACAGCCAAAACCTTTCACTGGCCAAGGCAAATTAAAAGTCTTCAAAATTTATTAGAACGCTTGACACCAGAAACCCTACAGTACATCTGCCCTGGCGCGAATATTGGTTTCTTGAGAGGCAAAGGTGCGATCGCTCAAGCTTATCAGAGTCTTGCGGCTTTGGATTTAGGGACTGGGGATTAG
- a CDS encoding site-2 protease family protein has product MTFWFLLLLGLATYLMVQRVVAHSTRTPVWLLWLVLMTPAFLLTGWTLMYGTKQAPPSSLILWSSIICVLLYWLLFQWGRRTPIDKQTEPQAIESQSVINPTAEPAKVRPIEPTEETQLRNCFPWSTYYIQNIEYRPQAVICRGQLRTTPSQAYQQIKSNIEAQFGDRFLLIFQEGINSKPFFVLVPNTQAAKSVNSAKGEQITRPGLALLLLVATLVTTTLIGTRIAGVDVKALQADPNMFLQGLPYAFALMTILGIHELGHYLTARYYKIRSTLPYFIPVPFFLGTFGAFIQMRSPIPNRKALFDVSIAGPIAGFIATLPILIWGLAHSEIVPLTEKTSILNPDALNPKYSILLALLSKLALGNALNAQSAIDLHPVAVAGFLGLIVTALNLMPVGQLDGGHIVHAIFGQRTAIAIGQTARLLLLLLSLIQSEYLFWAIILWLIPLIDEPALNDVTDLDNGRDILGLISMALLVIIVLPLPQLMANLLQI; this is encoded by the coding sequence ATGACATTTTGGTTTCTCCTTCTACTGGGACTAGCTACTTATCTGATGGTGCAGCGTGTCGTCGCCCATAGCACCCGGACACCTGTCTGGTTATTATGGTTGGTTTTAATGACACCAGCATTTTTGTTGACCGGATGGACGCTAATGTATGGTACGAAACAAGCGCCACCCTCATCACTGATTCTCTGGTCATCGATCATCTGCGTTCTGTTATACTGGCTGTTATTTCAATGGGGACGGCGAACACCTATAGATAAACAGACGGAACCCCAAGCCATTGAATCACAATCGGTTATTAATCCTACCGCAGAACCTGCAAAAGTGCGTCCCATCGAGCCAACGGAAGAAACCCAGCTGCGAAATTGTTTTCCCTGGTCTACTTACTACATTCAAAACATTGAATACCGACCCCAAGCTGTCATCTGTAGGGGTCAATTGCGAACGACACCAAGCCAAGCCTACCAACAAATTAAGTCTAATATCGAAGCCCAATTTGGCGATCGCTTTTTGTTGATATTCCAAGAAGGGATAAATAGCAAACCTTTCTTTGTCTTGGTTCCCAATACTCAGGCGGCTAAATCTGTAAATTCTGCTAAGGGCGAACAAATAACGCGCCCAGGATTAGCATTGTTGCTTTTAGTAGCTACCTTGGTTACTACTACCTTAATAGGGACAAGAATTGCTGGTGTAGATGTAAAAGCGCTACAAGCTGACCCTAATATGTTTCTTCAGGGATTGCCTTATGCTTTTGCATTAATGACAATTTTGGGCATCCATGAACTAGGACATTATCTAACAGCTAGGTATTACAAAATCCGCTCCACACTGCCTTATTTTATTCCTGTGCCTTTTTTCTTAGGCACATTTGGCGCATTTATTCAGATGCGGAGTCCTATACCTAATCGCAAAGCTTTATTTGATGTCAGTATTGCAGGCCCAATTGCGGGTTTTATTGCCACCTTACCAATATTAATTTGGGGTTTAGCACATTCTGAGATAGTTCCTCTCACGGAAAAAACCAGTATCTTAAATCCTGATGCCCTCAATCCCAAATACTCCATTTTATTAGCGCTACTGTCGAAATTAGCACTAGGAAATGCCTTAAACGCACAATCAGCAATTGACTTACATCCTGTTGCAGTCGCAGGCTTTTTAGGGTTAATTGTCACCGCCTTAAATTTGATGCCAGTTGGACAGTTAGATGGTGGTCATATTGTTCATGCTATTTTTGGGCAAAGAACTGCGATCGCAATTGGTCAAACAGCTCGTTTATTGTTGTTACTGCTGTCTTTAATCCAATCTGAATATTTATTCTGGGCAATTATTTTATGGCTCATCCCCTTAATTGATGAACCTGCACTTAATGATGTCACCGACCTAGATAATGGGCGTGACATATTAGGTTTAATATCAATGGCTTTGTTAGTCATAATTGTCTTGCCACTCCCCCAATTAATGGCGAATTTGTTGCAGATTTAA
- a CDS encoding FAD-binding oxidoreductase, translated as MTTLNLDTLTAAFADIETITDPAQVAKLSQDYHTFSPVLVPKLAGKVGDIVVRPANEAEVIKVAATCAKHRIPVTVRGAGTGNYGQCVPMHGGVILDMTKMHEILWVKPAVARVEAGVKLAALDKKAREIGWEMRMAPSTYRTATIGGFIAGGSGGIGSIQYGLLGDRGNLLGLRVVTLEDEPRIIELRGNDVQKVNHAWGINGIITQLELPLAPAYPWAEVIVTFDDFMTAAKFGYALGIADGMMKKLISIFASPIPQYFHALHEYIPQGKHPAFLMVAEPSLEFLPGLVQQYGGEITYQKPAQDAAKGTHLAEFTWNHTTLHARTVDTSITYLQSIFPPDTSLQLVEHMYHHFGDEVMMHLEFFRVRGAVIAGALQLVRYTTEERLNEIIRYHEAQGVMIANPHTYIIEDGGRKVIDPEQLKFKEMVDPYGLMNPGKSKVLEFHSNS; from the coding sequence ATGACAACTCTCAATTTAGATACCCTAACTGCGGCTTTTGCAGATATCGAAACTATCACCGACCCCGCCCAAGTCGCCAAATTATCCCAGGACTATCACACCTTTAGCCCCGTTCTTGTCCCCAAATTAGCCGGAAAAGTCGGTGATATCGTCGTCCGTCCCGCCAACGAAGCCGAAGTGATTAAGGTGGCTGCAACCTGCGCCAAACACCGCATCCCTGTAACCGTCCGGGGTGCAGGTACAGGAAATTACGGCCAATGCGTACCGATGCATGGCGGTGTAATTCTCGATATGACCAAAATGCACGAAATCCTCTGGGTAAAACCAGCAGTAGCGCGGGTAGAAGCTGGGGTGAAATTGGCAGCTTTAGATAAAAAAGCGCGAGAAATTGGCTGGGAAATGCGAATGGCTCCCTCAACCTACCGTACAGCCACCATTGGCGGCTTTATTGCTGGGGGAAGTGGGGGAATTGGCTCAATTCAATATGGATTATTAGGCGATCGCGGTAATCTTTTAGGTCTGCGAGTGGTAACTTTAGAAGATGAACCCCGTATCATCGAATTACGCGGCAATGATGTGCAAAAGGTAAATCATGCTTGGGGTATTAATGGCATCATCACCCAATTAGAACTTCCCTTAGCCCCAGCTTATCCTTGGGCGGAAGTAATTGTTACCTTTGATGACTTCATGACAGCAGCGAAGTTTGGCTATGCCCTGGGGATTGCTGATGGCATGATGAAGAAATTAATTAGTATATTTGCATCACCTATTCCCCAATATTTCCATGCTTTACATGAATACATTCCCCAAGGTAAGCACCCGGCATTTTTAATGGTTGCTGAACCGAGTTTAGAATTTTTACCAGGATTAGTCCAACAATATGGCGGAGAAATTACTTATCAAAAACCCGCGCAAGATGCAGCTAAAGGCACTCATTTAGCCGAATTTACTTGGAACCACACAACATTACACGCCCGCACTGTAGATACTTCAATTACCTATTTACAAAGTATCTTTCCACCCGATACGAGTTTGCAATTAGTTGAGCATATGTATCATCATTTTGGTGATGAAGTGATGATGCATTTAGAATTTTTCCGCGTCAGAGGTGCTGTGATTGCTGGTGCTTTACAACTTGTTCGTTACACCACAGAAGAACGTCTTAATGAAATTATCCGCTACCACGAAGCGCAGGGTGTAATGATTGCCAATCCTCACACATATATTATTGAAGATGGCGGCAGAAAAGTCATTGACCCCGAACAGCTAAAATTTAAAGAAATGGTTGACCCCTATGGATTAATGAATCCTGGTAAAAGCAAAGTTTTGGAATTTCATAGTAATTCGTAA
- a CDS encoding AAA family ATPase — protein MNSPPKPPNTINSRGHPTEFEPIIQAKSHNFIGREFVFTAIHEFLHRYRQGYFTITGPPGSGKSAILAKYATDNPHVVYYNVELEGKNRAEEFISNICTQLIEIFAIDNLPVETFNITSLHQLIQQISDELEPQQKLIITIDGLDRIDRNSQSPGTNLFYLPRYLPDGVYFLLTRRPFLREKSGLLIETPSHILNLADHSESNQQDIQTYIQQYLNHEDIKPWRNHHQINEQEFCTSLAAKSENNFMYISQILAAISEGFYPESWQYNQIPPGLEAYYQQHWQKMKAANQDEEFSQSVLKVLVQQQQPISVEAIAEILNADEFDIEEVLENWFEFLTHQQISGAEYYSFYHTNFCKWLANKLET, from the coding sequence ATGAACTCACCACCCAAACCACCCAATACAATCAATTCCAGAGGACATCCCACAGAGTTTGAGCCAATTATTCAAGCCAAAAGCCATAATTTTATCGGTCGTGAATTTGTATTTACGGCGATTCATGAATTTCTTCACCGTTATCGCCAGGGTTACTTCACCATCACAGGCCCACCCGGTAGCGGTAAAAGTGCAATTCTCGCCAAATATGCCACAGATAATCCTCATGTTGTCTATTACAACGTTGAACTTGAGGGTAAAAATCGCGCTGAGGAATTTATTAGCAATATTTGCACCCAACTGATAGAGATTTTTGCTATTGATAACTTACCTGTAGAGACTTTCAACATCACATCTCTACATCAGTTAATTCAGCAAATCAGCGATGAGTTAGAACCTCAGCAAAAACTCATCATTACTATTGATGGATTAGACCGCATTGACCGCAATAGTCAATCTCCTGGTACAAATTTATTTTATCTTCCCCGCTATCTCCCAGATGGGGTTTATTTCCTCCTCACCCGCCGACCTTTTTTGAGAGAGAAATCGGGTTTATTAATTGAAACACCATCCCATATTCTTAATTTAGCAGACCACTCAGAATCAAATCAGCAAGATATCCAAACATATATTCAACAATATTTAAATCATGAAGACATAAAACCTTGGCGAAATCATCATCAAATCAACGAGCAAGAATTCTGCACCAGCCTTGCTGCTAAATCAGAAAATAATTTTATGTATATCAGCCAAATTTTAGCTGCTATCTCTGAGGGTTTCTATCCAGAATCTTGGCAATACAATCAAATCCCGCCTGGTTTAGAAGCATATTATCAACAGCATTGGCAAAAAATGAAGGCTGCAAATCAAGATGAGGAATTTAGCCAATCTGTGTTGAAAGTTTTAGTTCAGCAACAGCAGCCCATCTCTGTAGAAGCAATTGCCGAAATTCTCAATGCAGATGAATTTGATATAGAGGAAGTGTTAGAAAATTGGTTTGAGTTTTTAACCCATCAGCAAATATCAGGTGCAGAATATTACAGCTTTTATCATACAAATTTCTGTAAATGGTTAGCCAATAAACTGGAAACTTAA
- a CDS encoding WD40 repeat domain-containing protein, protein MGEFADKLAAQSPAFQRAYLGSLVPNLVKSENLEKYYQTLTDFDFLVAKLHHPEFGMQRLIEDYDLIDREETLNYSKYNSEKVRCLKLIQGALRLSAHILVTDKQQLASQLHGRLLHQKMPNDIRLFLAQIKQKTTTPWLCPLTLSLTPPGGRLLRTLKGHTNSVSSVAITSNGQQVISASHDKTLKVWNLATGEEIFTLKGHYFSVNAVAITPNGQQVISASDDKTLKVWNLATGEELFTLKGHHQWVNTVAVTPNGQQVISASDDKTLKVWNLATGEELFTLKGHHSAVKTVAVTPNGQQVISTSDDKTLKVWNLATGEELFTLKGHNSSVNVVAITPNGQQVISASHDKTLKVWNLVTGEELFTLKGHYSWVNAVTITPNGQQVISASHDKTLKVWNLVTGEELFTLNGHYFSVNAVTITPNGQRVISVSDDQTLKVWNLVTGEELFTLKGHYSAVKTVAVTPDGQQVISASHDKTLKVWNLGMGEEVFTLNGHNSLVNAVAITPNGQQVISASHDKTLKIWNLGTGEELFILKGHNSAVKTVAITPNGQQVISTSGDKTLKVWNLATREELFTLKGHSNSVSAVAITPNGQQVISAFHNKTLKVWNLADGKELFTLKGHYSSIKTVAVTPNGQQVISASDDNTLKVWNLADGKELFTLKGHNSSVNAVTVTPNGQQVIFAFHNKTLKVWNLADGKELFTLKGHYSSVKTVTVTPNGQQVISASDDNTLKVWNLADGKELFTLKGHNSSVNAVAVTPNGQQVISASNDNTIKVWNLATMKVIATFTGESYISCCAVAPDGVTIVAGEQSGRVHFLRVEKTVSNS, encoded by the coding sequence ATGGGAGAATTTGCTGACAAGTTAGCGGCACAAAGTCCCGCTTTTCAACGTGCTTACTTGGGTAGTTTAGTACCCAACTTGGTGAAGTCGGAAAATTTAGAGAAGTATTACCAGACCCTGACTGATTTTGATTTTTTGGTGGCGAAGCTTCACCATCCTGAGTTTGGGATGCAACGACTAATTGAAGACTATGATTTGATTGATCGTGAAGAGACATTAAATTATTCAAAATACAACTCTGAGAAAGTCAGATGTCTCAAATTAATTCAAGGTGCATTGAGACTATCAGCCCATATTTTAGTCACAGATAAGCAGCAATTAGCAAGTCAATTGCACGGACGGTTACTACATCAAAAAATGCCCAATGACATTCGCTTATTTTTGGCACAAATTAAGCAAAAGACAACTACTCCTTGGCTATGTCCCTTGACTCTTAGCTTAACGCCACCAGGCGGACGCTTACTTCGTACCCTTAAGGGTCATACTAACTCAGTAAGTTCCGTTGCCATCACCTCCAATGGGCAACAGGTGATTTCTGCTTCTCATGACAAGACCCTCAAAGTCTGGAATTTGGCAACCGGGGAGGAAATATTCACTCTCAAGGGTCATTATTTTTCGGTAAATGCTGTCGCCATCACTCCCAATGGACAACAGGTGATTTCTGCCTCAGATGACAAAACCCTCAAAGTCTGGAATTTGGCAACTGGGGAGGAACTATTCACCCTCAAGGGTCATCATCAGTGGGTAAATACTGTCGCCGTCACCCCCAATGGACAGCAGGTGATTTCTGCCTCAGATGACAAAACTCTCAAAGTCTGGAATCTAGCAACTGGGGAGGAATTATTCACCCTTAAGGGTCATCATTCTGCGGTCAAAACCGTCGCTGTCACCCCCAATGGACAACAGGTGATTTCTACCTCAGATGACAAAACCCTCAAAGTCTGGAATTTGGCAACTGGGGAGGAATTATTCACCCTCAAGGGTCATAACTCTTCAGTAAATGTCGTCGCCATCACCCCCAATGGGCAACAGGTAATTTCTGCCTCCCATGACAAAACCCTCAAAGTATGGAATCTGGTAACTGGGGAGGAACTATTCACCCTTAAGGGTCATTATTCTTGGGTAAATGCAGTTACAATTACCCCCAATGGGCAACAGGTAATTTCTGCCTCCCATGACAAAACTCTCAAAGTCTGGAATCTGGTAACTGGGGAGGAACTATTCACCCTCAATGGACATTATTTTTCGGTAAATGCTGTTACAATCACCCCCAATGGGCAACGAGTGATTTCTGTCTCAGATGACCAAACTCTCAAAGTCTGGAATCTGGTAACCGGGGAGGAACTATTCACCCTTAAAGGCCATTATTCTGCGGTCAAAACTGTCGCTGTTACCCCCGATGGGCAACAAGTGATTTCTGCCTCCCATGACAAAACTCTCAAAGTCTGGAATCTGGGAATGGGGGAAGAAGTATTCACCCTCAATGGTCATAATTCTTTAGTAAATGCCGTCGCTATTACTCCCAATGGACAGCAGGTGATTTCTGCCTCCCATGACAAAACTCTCAAAATCTGGAATCTGGGAACGGGGGAGGAACTATTCATCCTCAAGGGTCATAATTCTGCGGTCAAAACCGTCGCCATCACCCCCAATGGGCAACAAGTGATTTCCACATCCGGTGACAAAACCCTCAAAGTCTGGAATCTGGCAACTAGAGAGGAACTATTCACCCTTAAGGGTCATAGTAATTCAGTAAGTGCCGTCGCCATCACCCCCAATGGACAACAGGTGATTTCTGCCTTCCATAACAAAACCCTCAAAGTTTGGAATCTAGCAGATGGAAAAGAACTATTTACCCTCAAGGGTCATTATTCTTCGATAAAAACCGTCGCCGTCACCCCGAATGGGCAACAGGTGATTTCTGCCTCAGATGACAACACCCTCAAAGTATGGAATCTGGCAGATGGAAAAGAACTATTCACTCTTAAGGGTCATAACTCTTCAGTAAATGCCGTCACCGTCACCCCGAATGGGCAACAGGTGATTTTTGCCTTCCATAACAAAACCCTCAAAGTATGGAATCTGGCAGATGGAAAAGAACTATTCACCCTCAAAGGTCATTATTCTTCAGTAAAAACTGTCACCGTCACCCCGAATGGGCAACAGGTAATTTCTGCCTCAGATGACAACACCCTCAAAGTATGGAATCTGGCAGATGGAAAAGAACTATTCACTCTTAAGGGTCATAACTCTTCGGTAAATGCCGTCGCCGTTACCCCGAATGGGCAACAGGTGATTTCTGCATCTAATGACAACACTATCAAAGTGTGGAATCTGGCAACTATGAAGGTCATTGCCACTTTTACGGGAGAAAGTTACATCTCTTGCTGTGCAGTTGCACCTGATGGCGTGACAATTGTGGCAGGGGAACAATCAGGAAGGGTGCATTTTTTGCGGGTTGAGAAAACGGTTAGTAATTCTTAA